CGATCAGAATaaatatacaataattaaaCGAGCATAAGCTGATTTGACTAAAAAAATCATGCAGTAACCAGCTCAATTAAGTACCTCCTCATCCCTGTGAATGTTATTCATGGAACCCTCATGGTGATTGTTGTGATGAGCACACTTGGGAGCATTAACTGGGAGTTGCAGATAGTTTGGTCCGAGACGGTGTCTGTGAGTGTCGGAGTAGGCAAAAATCCGACCCTGGAGCATCTTATCATTCGAGTAGTAGATGCCAGGAACCACATGGGCAGGGTTAAATGCAAGTTGCTCATTCTCTGCAAAGAAATTGTCGATGTTCTTGTTCAAGACCAAGCGGCCGACTGGCTGCAGGGGTATGATGTCCTCGGGCCAGATTTTGCTTGTATCAAGTGGGTCGAAGTCGAATTTGTCCTCGTCTTTGGGATCCATTGTTTGGATGTAGAATTTCCACTCAGGATAGTTTCCAGCTGCAATCGCGTCGTAGAGATCCTTGGTGGCATGGCTGTGATTAGTTCCTCCAATCCTAATAGCCTCATCCTCTAACAAACACTTGACCCCAAGAGTGGGTTTCCAGTGAAATTTAACGTAATGTACTCTCCCAGCCTTGTTGATCAGAGTATAGGTGTGAACACCTGCACCTTCGATGTGCCTGTAATCCTGTGGAATACCAATATCATCGAACAGGAGCATGAACGTGTTCAAACTTTCTGGATGGTAGGAGAGGAAGTCGAGAACCCTCCAATACTCCTGTATGTTCGTCTTAGGGTTGGGCTTGAAGGCATGGATCACGTCTGGAAATTTCATTGCATCACGGATGAAGAAGATGGGGAAATTGTTTCCCACAAGATCATAATTACCCTGAGCGCCAAAGACAAAATGATCAAGATATTAACAAAAAGGCCATCGCTATTCGCTATCATCATTAATGTCAAACACATCTGCTTGCTTAGTTATACGATGAAACATCAAAGGAAAACCTCACCTCTCTTGTGTAAAACTTGACAGCAAAACCTCGAGGGTCCCTAATGGTTTCAGGGCTGCCGCGCTCATGGATAACAGTGGAGAAACGGACAATCACAGGAGTCTGAACTCCGGGGGCTCTCAGGAAATCAGCACATGTAAGGTGAGTAATATCATGGGTGACCT
This genomic interval from Juglans microcarpa x Juglans regia isolate MS1-56 chromosome 4D, Jm3101_v1.0, whole genome shotgun sequence contains the following:
- the LOC121259981 gene encoding catalase isozyme 3-like, which codes for MDPYKYRPSSAFNTPFWTTNAGAPVYNNDSALTVGSRGPILLEDYHLVEKLANFERERIPERVVHARGASAKGFFEVTHDITHLTCADFLRAPGVQTPVIVRFSTVIHERGSPETIRDPRGFAVKFYTREGNYDLVGNNFPIFFIRDAMKFPDVIHAFKPNPKTNIQEYWRVLDFLSYHPESLNTFMLLFDDIGIPQDYRHIEGAGVHTYTLINKAGRVHYVKFHWKPTLGVKCLLEDEAIRIGGTNHSHATKDLYDAIAAGNYPEWKFYIQTMDPKDEDKFDFDPLDTSKIWPEDIIPLQPVGRLVLNKNIDNFFAENEQLAFNPAHVVPGIYYSNDKMLQGRIFAYSDTHRHRLGPNYLQLPVNAPKCAHHNNHHEGSMNNIHRDEEVNYYPSRFDPVRPAERFPIPRDILSGLREQRVIEKENNFKQPGDRYRSWAPDRQDRCVRRWVEVLSDPRVTHEIRSIWVSYLSQADRSLGQKVSSRINVRPTL